From Halanaeroarchaeum sulfurireducens, a single genomic window includes:
- a CDS encoding helix-turn-helix domain-containing protein, translated as MVTALNRDLERDLECDGLLECLYDLNELDRECFTLLSEAERRLTIDEIAERVGRERSTAYRSVQRLLEAGLVQKKQINYDQGGYYHEYTITDPDSVADTMQEQLNDWYAQIGYLIGRFREKYGEGSEDVGSPPPVT; from the coding sequence ATGGTCACTGCCCTGAATCGGGACCTCGAGCGCGATCTCGAGTGCGACGGGCTCCTCGAGTGTCTCTATGACTTAAACGAACTCGATCGCGAGTGTTTCACGCTCCTCTCGGAAGCCGAACGCAGACTCACCATCGACGAAATCGCTGAACGGGTCGGCAGGGAGCGGTCGACCGCCTATCGATCCGTTCAGCGACTGCTCGAAGCGGGACTCGTGCAAAAAAAGCAGATAAACTACGATCAGGGTGGGTATTACCACGAGTACACGATCACGGACCCCGATTCGGTCGCCGATACCATGCAGGAGCAGCTGAACGACTGGTACGCCCAGATCGGCTACCTCATCGGTCGCTTTCGCGAGAAGTACGGCGAGGGATCGGAAGACGTCGGCTCCCCGCCCCCCGTGACGTAA
- a CDS encoding FAD-dependent oxidoreductase has product MAETFVVVGGDAAGMSAASKAKRENPEMEVVVFEKGEWVSYGACGLPYYVKGDFDDIEEITAVPKEKFIEERNIDLRTHHEVTGIDPDDSTVTVETPEETFEQSYDSLLIATGATAIVPPFDGVELEDIYTIHDPPSGEAIREAVDRSGPSAPETVGIVGGGYIGIEMAEAFRERGLDVHVFEMLEHVLDPFGSMVGEVVEEELRDNDVNVHLGTRVEGFDGDDRVQAVRTEDETIPVDMVVVGVGVDPNAALAEEAGIEIGETGAIAVDEFGETSADDVYAAGDCAEAEHVVSGAPDHVPLALTANRAGRAVGQTVTGDPTPTGPIAGTAVVKAFDLEAGRTGIIDEERAREAGLDPVSVTITSSSRAHYYPGGSAIEIEMVADADTERVIGAAMVGEEGVTNRVDTVTTALYAEMDVQQVEYLDLSYAPPFGPTWDPVLTAAKVLNSKLE; this is encoded by the coding sequence ATGGCAGAAACGTTCGTCGTCGTCGGCGGTGACGCGGCTGGCATGAGTGCGGCCAGCAAGGCAAAACGCGAGAATCCGGAGATGGAGGTCGTCGTCTTCGAGAAGGGTGAGTGGGTATCCTACGGGGCGTGTGGCCTTCCGTACTATGTGAAAGGCGACTTCGATGATATCGAGGAGATCACCGCCGTGCCCAAAGAGAAGTTTATCGAGGAGCGGAACATCGATCTCCGGACACACCACGAGGTCACGGGGATCGATCCGGACGACTCGACGGTCACCGTCGAGACGCCGGAGGAGACCTTCGAACAGTCCTACGATTCGTTGCTCATTGCCACTGGTGCCACCGCGATCGTACCGCCGTTCGACGGGGTCGAACTCGAGGACATTTACACGATTCACGACCCACCTTCAGGCGAGGCCATTCGCGAAGCGGTCGACCGCTCCGGGCCCAGCGCACCGGAAACAGTCGGGATTGTCGGTGGGGGCTACATCGGCATCGAGATGGCCGAGGCCTTCCGGGAGCGCGGACTGGACGTCCACGTCTTCGAAATGCTCGAGCACGTCCTCGATCCGTTCGGATCCATGGTCGGGGAGGTGGTCGAGGAGGAACTCCGCGACAACGACGTGAACGTTCATCTCGGGACGCGCGTCGAGGGATTCGACGGAGACGACCGGGTCCAGGCGGTCCGGACCGAGGACGAAACCATCCCGGTCGACATGGTCGTCGTCGGCGTCGGCGTCGATCCGAACGCGGCGCTCGCCGAGGAGGCTGGCATCGAGATCGGCGAGACCGGGGCGATCGCCGTCGACGAGTTCGGTGAGACGAGCGCGGACGACGTCTACGCGGCGGGGGATTGCGCCGAAGCCGAGCACGTCGTCTCTGGCGCGCCTGATCACGTTCCGCTCGCGTTGACTGCGAACCGGGCGGGCCGAGCCGTCGGACAGACCGTGACTGGCGATCCGACGCCGACCGGCCCCATCGCCGGGACTGCTGTCGTGAAGGCGTTCGACCTCGAGGCGGGACGAACGGGAATTATCGACGAGGAACGCGCCCGGGAAGCGGGACTCGATCCGGTTTCCGTCACCATCACGTCGAGTTCCAGAGCACACTACTACCCAGGCGGGAGTGCCATCGAGATCGAGATGGTCGCCGACGCGGACACCGAACGCGTCATCGGGGCCGCGATGGTGGGTGAGGAGGGCGTCACCAACCGTGTCGACACCGTCACGACGGCCCTCTATGCGGAGATGGACGTCCAACAGGTCGAGTATCTGGACCTCTCCTACGCGCCTCCGTTCGGTCCGACCTGGGATCCCGTGTTGACCGCGGCGAAGGTTTTGAACAGCAAACTCGAGTGA
- a CDS encoding class I SAM-dependent methyltransferase: MTPTDAFETHTDRYEEWFDHHEPTYKSEVKALDEFVNTSAFGLEVGVGTARFAAPFDIDVGIDPAVEMLRHAVDRGVMAVRGVAEDLPFRADVFDVVLNVTTICFVDDIRRTLEETARVLANGGRAVFGYIDRESEFGRHYLDIKDQNPFYQDATFVSTDGLLDVLEDLGYDDIETVQTVFGSPGEHDEIDEPSPGYGEGSFVALSARAPT, translated from the coding sequence ATGACACCAACCGACGCGTTCGAGACGCACACCGACCGCTACGAGGAGTGGTTCGACCACCACGAACCCACGTATAAATCCGAAGTCAAAGCACTCGACGAGTTCGTCAATACGTCAGCCTTCGGACTGGAAGTCGGCGTCGGAACCGCTCGATTCGCAGCCCCATTCGACATCGACGTGGGCATCGATCCCGCCGTCGAAATGCTTCGACACGCCGTCGACCGCGGCGTGATGGCCGTTCGCGGGGTCGCGGAGGATCTCCCGTTCCGAGCTGATGTCTTCGACGTCGTCCTCAACGTGACGACGATCTGTTTCGTCGACGACATCCGGCGAACGCTCGAAGAGACGGCCCGAGTCCTCGCAAACGGTGGCCGTGCCGTGTTCGGATACATCGATCGCGAGAGCGAGTTCGGGCGCCACTACCTCGATATCAAAGACCAGAATCCGTTTTACCAGGACGCGACGTTCGTCTCGACGGACGGGCTTCTCGACGTCCTCGAGGACCTGGGATACGACGACATCGAAACCGTCCAGACGGTGTTCGGATCACCGGGCGAGCACGACGAGATAGACGAACCGAGCCCTGGGTACGGCGAAGGATCGTTCGTCGCTCTTTCCGCACGCGCCCCGACGTAG
- the tsaA gene encoding tRNA (N6-threonylcarbamoyladenosine(37)-N6)-methyltransferase TrmO, with protein sequence MVDLSPIGRIRTPIEETSDAPRQGQNASIEGTIELDPAYEPGLAGVEAGDQLLVVWFAHEADRTLLELDRVEGRGVFSSRSPARPNPIGLTTVEVVAIDGADVQVRGVDMLDGSPVLDLKVPLD encoded by the coding sequence ATGGTGGATTTGTCACCGATCGGTCGAATCCGGACTCCGATCGAAGAGACGAGCGACGCACCCCGTCAGGGTCAGAACGCGTCCATCGAGGGCACGATCGAACTCGACCCGGCGTACGAACCGGGACTGGCGGGTGTCGAAGCGGGCGATCAGTTACTCGTCGTCTGGTTCGCCCACGAGGCGGACCGAACGCTTCTGGAACTCGACCGGGTCGAGGGCCGCGGCGTCTTTTCGAGCCGGTCGCCCGCCCGACCGAATCCCATCGGTTTGACCACTGTCGAGGTCGTCGCGATCGACGGCGCCGACGTGCAGGTCCGGGGCGTGGACATGCTCGACGGTTCGCCCGTGTTGGATCTCAAAGTGCCACTGGATTGA
- a CDS encoding peroxiredoxin, translating to MTEDTDESPRLSLIGDQFPELEVTTTHGEKTLPDDYAGEWFILFSHPGDFTPVCTSEFVAFEQAREQFEDMNTKLIGLSVDRIHSHIKWTEWIDDELDVDIGFPIIADESGRVGERLGMIQPNAGTSTVRAVFIVDDTATIRTILYYPAEVGRNIDEVLRAVEALQTSDENEVATPANWPENDTFGDQVLLPPPGTEADAEARLEEAEEKGYDARDWWFTLRDL from the coding sequence ATGACAGAAGACACGGACGAGTCGCCGCGACTCTCATTGATCGGTGACCAGTTCCCCGAACTCGAAGTAACCACGACCCACGGTGAGAAGACCCTCCCCGACGATTACGCAGGTGAATGGTTCATCCTCTTCAGCCATCCCGGCGACTTCACGCCGGTGTGCACCTCGGAGTTCGTGGCCTTCGAACAGGCTCGTGAACAGTTCGAGGACATGAACACGAAGCTCATCGGCCTGTCGGTCGACCGGATCCACTCGCACATCAAGTGGACGGAGTGGATCGACGACGAGCTCGACGTCGACATCGGGTTCCCGATCATCGCAGACGAGAGCGGTCGCGTCGGCGAGCGCCTCGGCATGATCCAGCCCAACGCCGGGACGAGCACGGTCCGGGCCGTCTTCATCGTCGACGACACCGCAACCATTCGAACGATCCTCTACTACCCCGCGGAAGTCGGTCGCAACATCGACGAAGTCCTGCGGGCTGTCGAAGCCCTCCAGACCTCCGACGAGAACGAAGTCGCCACGCCGGCCAACTGGCCAGAAAACGACACCTTCGGCGACCAGGTTCTCCTCCCACCGCCCGGCACCGAAGCCGACGCCGAGGCCCGGCTCGAGGAAGCCGAAGAAAAGGGCTACGACGCGCGCGACTGGTGGTTCACGCTGCGTGACCTGTAG
- a CDS encoding sulfatase, producing the protein MAAPSSWTIVTDDSTVPVDGVLLVTVDSLRADAVGGGESHSPRLDTLAKSGARFENAFATGNWTPFSFPSILGQEHVFAEGPDIGIASGPTLAETFATHDVRTAGFNAANGFLTAHWGYDRGYDEFETFTESDGTPYGRYLAAHPTVQGWVQLLSSPFRRIMGRLKGDDRPQFLDASRLIDVESRATSFLESVDGPFFLWVHYMDTHTPYVPAPRYLRKVTQEKTSTLRMLRAHLRTGLGLEVNDRTLADLKALYDATVRQVDASVGRLLDTLDSEGLREDTTVVVAGDHGEEFMDHGHLAHYPKLYDELTHVPLIVDHPNGESRSIEEPTSLDVIPPTLLDAAGLSIPAGFDGESVLQAVIDGEDPDTDVPISVAVRGDSVTQQPIPKHLDEGNLLVSARSADWTYIHHTGPDSHELYDRRTDETEQEDLWPDAREEPGVETLRDAAQSHIERIEDGRSSGKQPDTGDTPDGVEQRLTALGYQ; encoded by the coding sequence ATGGCGGCACCGTCTAGTTGGACTATCGTGACTGACGATTCCACCGTCCCCGTCGATGGGGTGCTATTGGTGACGGTCGATTCACTCCGAGCGGATGCCGTCGGCGGTGGGGAATCGCACTCGCCACGGCTCGATACTCTCGCGAAGTCCGGGGCCAGATTCGAAAACGCCTTCGCGACGGGTAATTGGACGCCCTTCTCGTTTCCCAGCATTCTGGGTCAGGAGCACGTGTTCGCTGAGGGGCCCGACATTGGCATCGCGAGCGGACCGACGCTGGCGGAGACCTTCGCAACCCACGACGTGCGGACCGCGGGATTCAACGCCGCAAACGGATTTTTGACCGCTCACTGGGGGTACGACCGGGGCTACGACGAGTTCGAGACGTTCACCGAATCAGATGGCACACCGTACGGACGGTACCTGGCAGCCCACCCCACCGTCCAGGGATGGGTTCAACTACTCTCTTCTCCCTTCCGCCGGATCATGGGTCGGTTGAAAGGCGACGACCGTCCGCAGTTCCTCGATGCCTCCCGACTCATCGACGTGGAATCGCGAGCGACCTCGTTTCTCGAATCGGTCGACGGCCCCTTTTTCCTCTGGGTGCATTATATGGACACGCACACGCCGTACGTTCCCGCACCCCGGTATCTTCGCAAGGTTACTCAGGAAAAGACCAGTACCCTGCGAATGCTACGCGCCCATCTCCGTACCGGACTGGGTCTCGAAGTGAACGACAGGACGCTCGCCGATTTGAAAGCGCTCTACGACGCAACCGTGCGCCAGGTCGACGCGAGTGTCGGTCGTCTCCTCGACACGCTCGATTCGGAGGGGCTCAGAGAGGACACCACCGTCGTGGTCGCCGGCGACCACGGCGAGGAGTTCATGGACCACGGTCACCTCGCGCACTATCCCAAACTCTACGACGAACTGACACACGTCCCGCTGATCGTCGATCATCCGAACGGGGAGTCGCGATCGATCGAAGAACCGACATCTCTCGACGTCATTCCACCCACACTCCTCGACGCTGCGGGCCTCTCGATACCCGCCGGTTTCGATGGTGAGAGCGTCCTCCAGGCGGTGATCGATGGAGAGGACCCGGACACCGACGTACCGATCTCGGTTGCAGTCAGAGGCGACTCGGTGACCCAGCAGCCGATACCAAAACATCTCGATGAAGGGAATCTCCTCGTTTCAGCGCGATCGGCTGACTGGACGTACATCCATCACACGGGGCCCGATTCTCACGAACTGTACGATCGTCGGACTGACGAAACCGAGCAGGAGGACCTGTGGCCCGACGCTCGCGAGGAACCGGGCGTGGAGACCCTTCGAGATGCCGCACAGTCGCATATCGAGCGGATCGAAGACGGGCGATCGTCCGGGAAACAGCCCGACACCGGTGACACGCCCGACGGCGTCGAGCAGCGACTCACAGCGCTCGGCTATCAGTGA
- a CDS encoding PaaI family thioesterase has translation MGDDFDAEETRSFLQNYIDQHGLLSFIDLTVESLGPDEMVLRVPFDESLVNRDPGNGSVHGGVAATLIDTAGGLSVLSTMADPPNANVATTDLNVSYLRPTRGDLIATAEVLRTGSTVGVATVDVESTVPSGGRDLVAVGRGTYRVLRSEN, from the coding sequence ATGGGCGACGACTTCGACGCGGAGGAAACACGTTCGTTTCTGCAGAACTACATCGACCAGCACGGACTCCTCTCGTTCATCGATCTGACGGTGGAGTCGCTTGGTCCCGATGAAATGGTCCTGCGAGTTCCCTTCGACGAATCGTTGGTGAATCGAGACCCGGGCAACGGGAGCGTTCACGGGGGCGTCGCCGCCACGCTCATCGACACTGCCGGCGGCCTGAGCGTGCTTTCCACGATGGCCGACCCACCGAATGCGAACGTGGCGACGACCGATCTGAACGTGTCCTACCTCCGGCCGACGCGTGGCGACCTGATCGCGACGGCCGAGGTCCTGCGGACCGGATCGACCGTCGGTGTCGCGACCGTCGACGTCGAGAGCACGGTTCCGTCCGGCGGCCGAGACCTCGTCGCCGTTGGCCGTGGAACGTATCGGGTCCTCCGGTCGGAAAACTAG